The following is a genomic window from Staphylococcus capitis subsp. capitis.
ATAAAAACTTGGTGCTTCAAATAAATAATTGATGATGACACCGTTCCACTTTTTACCTAGGACGCTTAAAACATATTCTATAGGGCAACCATCACGTATGACCTTATTACAATTACCATAATTTAAAGTATTAAGACTCATTTTATCCCTCCAAGCAGTAGTTACAAAAAAGTGCCTTCTTGTTGACTAACCATCTAAGTTTTACGCTTAAAATGTACCAAAACTTATTGACGAGGTGAAGAAAATGAACTTAACCCAGATATCTGAGCACGTGTACAAACTTACAGTAAAAGCTGTAGTGGGAATACCTATTACGATTAATACCTGGTATGTAGTAAAAGATAACGAGGTTTACATTATTGATACAGGTATTGAGCAATACGCTGAATTACAAATTAAAGTTGCTCAATTACTAGGAGAACCTAAAGCTATCTACCTAACCCATGGTCATGTGGATCATATTGGAGCAGCAAAAACAATTAAAGATAAACTCAATATTGAAGTTTATGCCCATTCTAATGAACTTAAATATATAAATAATGAAGAAGCGTATCCGAATAAAGACAAAATTGAAAGCACTAACATTAGTCATGAAGTCAAAGCGCTTAATAGTAAACAATTTGATGAGTTACCACTTAAATATATATTTACTCCAGGTCATGCCCCTGGACATGTAGTTTTTTATCATGAAGAGGATGAAGTTTTAATTTGTGGAGATTTATTTATATCAGAGGAAGACGCCTTACATCCCCCAATTAAGAAATTTACTTATAATTTAAATGAAAATATTGAAAGTGGCTATATCATTAACGACTTAAAACCTAAAATAATTACAACATCACATGGTCGTGATATGAATTACTCCAAAAGTGCTTATGAAATTTATCGTTTTAAATATGAGGAGTCTTTAAGATGAAAATAAAAATACTTCAATTTGAAATTAAAGAGGCTGATTTTGAAGCAAATAAAGATACGATAGAATCTTTGATAAGTGAAAATTATAAAAATACAGATATTATCGTTTTACCAGAAATGTGGAATTTGGGGTATGCGCTCACTCAATTAAATCAGTTAACAGATGAAGCAATGGCAAAGTGTTATGATTTTATAAGTCGTTTAGCAAAACAATTTAATACTAATATAGTGGCTGGTTCTATAGCTAATAAAACTGAAAAAGGGATTTATAATACGGCTTTCTCAGTAGCAAGAAATGGTGCCTTTTTAAATAAAAACGATAAAGTTCATTTGGTGCCAATGTTAGATGAACCTCAATATTTAACTGCTGGAAAAGATAATCCTAACTGCTTTGAAGTTGAAGGTATGCCAGTTTCTCAATTAATTTGCTATGACTTAAGATTTCCTGAAGTGGCACGACACTCAATTATGGAGGGATCTAAAGTTATATTTGTTGTGGCACAATGGACTACCAAAAATTTAGAACACTGGAGAATATTATTGCGAGCCAGAGCTGTCGAAAATCATTGTTTTATTGTAGCCTGTAATAGTGTCGGTAGGGTGAATCACCCTAACCACATGACTAACACCTATGCAGGTCACTCAATGATTGTACATCCAAGCGGAGAGATTTTAATTGAAGCGAACGATGGTCCTCAAGTTATAGAATGTGAAATCAATATTGAAGAGGTAGACGTTCAGAGAGGAAACATACCTACCTTAGAT
Proteins encoded in this region:
- a CDS encoding MBL fold metallo-hydrolase; translation: MNLTQISEHVYKLTVKAVVGIPITINTWYVVKDNEVYIIDTGIEQYAELQIKVAQLLGEPKAIYLTHGHVDHIGAAKTIKDKLNIEVYAHSNELKYINNEEAYPNKDKIESTNISHEVKALNSKQFDELPLKYIFTPGHAPGHVVFYHEEDEVLICGDLFISEEDALHPPIKKFTYNLNENIESGYIINDLKPKIITTSHGRDMNYSKSAYEIYRFKYEESLR
- a CDS encoding carbon-nitrogen family hydrolase translates to MKIKILQFEIKEADFEANKDTIESLISENYKNTDIIVLPEMWNLGYALTQLNQLTDEAMAKCYDFISRLAKQFNTNIVAGSIANKTEKGIYNTAFSVARNGAFLNKNDKVHLVPMLDEPQYLTAGKDNPNCFEVEGMPVSQLICYDLRFPEVARHSIMEGSKVIFVVAQWTTKNLEHWRILLRARAVENHCFIVACNSVGRVNHPNHMTNTYAGHSMIVHPSGEILIEANDGPQVIECEINIEEVDVQRGNIPTLDIYN